The following are from one region of the Aquirufa lenticrescens genome:
- a CDS encoding Gfo/Idh/MocA family protein codes for MTKIKVGIVGTGFIGPAHIEALRRLPNIDVAALCEVTIELAEAKAKQLGIGRWYTFEDLLKQEDIQCVHICTPNFLHYSQSKAALLAGKHVVCEKPLAKDLHEAEELVELAAKTGLVNAVHFNLRYYPLVRQMKTMREKGDLGEIYSIIGSYLQDWLFYNTDYNWRLEPDKSGDSRAIADIGSHLLDVIEYITGLKTVEVMADFNTVHKVRKKPLKPVETYSGKMLQPEDYADVHINTEDHANVLLRFDNGNRGCVTVSQVSAGRKNQLKLEISGSNKTFAFNSESPNEMWIGNRDQANQVLMRDPSLAYPEATALMTFPGGHNEGFSDTSKQLFKEVYAAVEAGKQPENPKYPTFADGYRELLICERILDSTRSQKWVKI; via the coding sequence ATGACGAAAATCAAAGTTGGAATCGTAGGAACCGGTTTTATCGGACCCGCACATATCGAAGCATTACGCCGTTTACCTAACATTGATGTAGCTGCGCTTTGCGAAGTGACCATCGAATTAGCAGAAGCGAAAGCAAAGCAATTAGGCATTGGCCGTTGGTATACGTTTGAAGATTTATTGAAGCAAGAGGATATTCAATGTGTGCACATTTGTACACCTAACTTCTTACACTATTCGCAGTCGAAAGCGGCCTTATTAGCCGGGAAACACGTGGTTTGCGAGAAGCCTTTGGCAAAAGACCTACACGAAGCAGAGGAATTAGTCGAATTAGCGGCTAAAACGGGCTTAGTGAATGCGGTTCACTTTAACCTTCGCTACTATCCTTTAGTTCGTCAAATGAAGACGATGCGAGAAAAAGGCGATTTAGGCGAAATCTATTCGATCATCGGTAGCTATTTGCAAGATTGGTTATTCTACAATACGGATTATAACTGGCGTTTAGAGCCGGACAAATCAGGTGATTCCCGCGCTATCGCAGATATCGGTTCTCACTTATTAGACGTCATTGAATACATCACAGGATTGAAAACAGTTGAAGTAATGGCTGATTTCAACACGGTTCACAAAGTGCGCAAGAAGCCTTTGAAGCCGGTAGAGACTTATTCAGGCAAAATGTTGCAACCAGAAGACTATGCGGATGTACACATTAATACGGAAGACCATGCGAACGTTTTATTGCGTTTTGACAATGGCAACCGTGGTTGTGTAACGGTATCTCAAGTTTCAGCGGGTCGTAAGAACCAATTGAAATTAGAGATTTCTGGTTCGAACAAGACTTTTGCGTTTAACTCAGAGTCGCCTAACGAAATGTGGATTGGTAACCGTGATCAAGCGAATCAGGTGTTGATGCGTGATCCTTCTTTGGCCTACCCAGAAGCAACTGCCTTGATGACCTTCCCTGGAGGACATAACGAAGGTTTCTCTGATACGTCGAAGCAATTATTCAAAGAAGTATATGCGGCTGTAGAAGCTGGAAAACAACCAGAAAACCCAAAATATCCTACTTTTGCTGACGGATACCGCGAATTATTAATTTGCGAGCGCATCTTAGATTCGACGCGTTCTCAAAAATGGGTAAAAATCTAA
- a CDS encoding Gfo/Idh/MocA family protein, whose protein sequence is MGMIGGSQEAFIGAVHRRGSQLDGEIELVCGAFSSSAEKSKATGEALYLPENRVYGSYEEMILKEKELPEGERMDFVSIVTPNHVHFPAAKMALENGFHVVCDKPATLNLAEAKELKKIIEKSGLIFALTHNYTAYPMVKEAKHLVDSGQLGEIRKIIVEYPQGWLIDLVEATGQKQAAWRTDPARCGAAGAIGDIGTHCENLIEYITGLHIKELCADLTIFVEGRMLDDDGNILIHYDNGAKGILHCSQICNGEENDFNFRIYGSKAGITWHQMEPNTMVFRTRDEGARIIRTAVGQLSPAANAHTRQPAGHPEGYVETFANIYRNFAFALRARWEGKAQDPLYDFPGIDEGIMGMAFIENVVRSSQDNTNKWTKFEL, encoded by the coding sequence ATGGGAATGATTGGTGGAAGTCAAGAGGCTTTCATCGGTGCAGTTCACCGTCGCGGTTCCCAATTAGACGGAGAAATCGAATTAGTTTGCGGCGCATTTAGTTCCAGCGCAGAAAAATCAAAAGCCACTGGCGAAGCCCTTTATCTTCCAGAAAACCGCGTTTACGGTTCGTATGAGGAGATGATTTTGAAAGAAAAGGAATTACCTGAAGGCGAGCGAATGGACTTCGTTTCCATCGTAACGCCTAATCACGTGCACTTCCCTGCCGCTAAAATGGCGTTGGAGAATGGATTCCATGTCGTTTGCGATAAGCCAGCGACTTTGAATCTAGCAGAAGCGAAAGAATTGAAGAAAATCATTGAAAAATCAGGCTTGATTTTTGCTTTGACTCACAACTATACGGCTTATCCGATGGTGAAGGAGGCGAAACACTTAGTGGACTCAGGTCAGCTAGGCGAAATTCGTAAGATCATCGTAGAATATCCACAGGGTTGGTTAATCGACCTAGTAGAGGCGACAGGCCAAAAGCAAGCGGCGTGGAGAACAGATCCAGCGCGTTGCGGTGCCGCAGGTGCCATTGGTGACATTGGAACGCACTGCGAGAATTTGATAGAATACATCACTGGATTACATATTAAAGAGCTTTGCGCGGATCTGACGATCTTCGTGGAGGGCAGAATGCTGGATGACGATGGCAATATCTTAATCCATTATGATAATGGGGCCAAAGGTATTTTACATTGCTCACAAATCTGCAACGGCGAAGAAAACGACTTCAACTTCCGTATCTATGGAAGCAAGGCGGGCATTACTTGGCACCAAATGGAGCCGAATACGATGGTATTTAGGACGCGCGACGAAGGAGCGCGGATTATTCGTACGGCCGTAGGCCAGCTATCTCCTGCCGCGAATGCGCATACACGTCAGCCAGCGGGTCACCCAGAAGGCTATGTGGAGACTTTTGCGAACATCTACCGTAATTTTGCTTTTGCACTAAGAGCGAGATGGGAAGGAAAAGCGCAGGATCCTTTGTACGATTTCCCAGGAATCGACGAGGGAATCATGGGAATGGCTTTCATCGAAAATGTGGTGAGATCATCCCAAGACAATACAAACAAGTGGACAAAATTTGAACTATAA
- a CDS encoding sugar phosphate isomerase/epimerase family protein → MKTIQGPAIFLAQFMGDEAPFNSLDSITTWVASLGYKGVQIPSWDSRCIDLQKAAESKTYCDEIVGMLAAKGLQITELSTHLQGQLVAVNPAYDLGFDAFAPDSVKGNPKARTEWAIQQLKYAAKASQNLGLNAHATFSGALMWHTVYPWPQRPAGLVEQGFKELGRRWLPILNTFDECGVDLCYEIHPGEDLHDGVTFEMFLDEVKGHKRANLLYDPSHFVLQALDYKQYIDFYHERIKMFHVKDAEFNPTGKQGVYGGYQSWINRAGRFRSLGDGQVDFKSIFSKLTQYGYDGWAVLEWECCIKDPVQGATEGAPFIASHIIKATEKVFDDFAGTGADEEFNKKILGL, encoded by the coding sequence ATGAAAACGATTCAAGGGCCAGCGATATTTTTGGCACAATTTATGGGCGACGAAGCCCCATTTAATTCCTTAGATAGTATCACAACTTGGGTAGCCTCTTTAGGTTACAAAGGGGTGCAGATTCCGTCTTGGGATTCACGTTGCATTGATTTACAAAAAGCAGCTGAGTCGAAGACTTATTGCGATGAAATCGTAGGAATGTTAGCTGCCAAAGGCTTACAAATCACCGAATTATCTACCCACCTTCAAGGTCAATTAGTGGCAGTTAACCCAGCCTACGACCTTGGTTTCGATGCATTCGCTCCAGATTCCGTGAAAGGAAATCCAAAAGCACGCACCGAATGGGCGATCCAACAATTAAAGTATGCGGCGAAAGCGTCCCAAAACTTAGGTTTAAACGCACACGCGACTTTCTCTGGCGCATTGATGTGGCACACGGTTTATCCTTGGCCACAACGTCCAGCCGGATTAGTAGAGCAAGGTTTCAAAGAATTAGGTCGCCGGTGGTTACCTATCTTGAATACCTTCGATGAATGTGGCGTTGATTTATGCTACGAGATTCACCCAGGTGAAGATTTGCACGATGGCGTGACATTCGAAATGTTCTTAGACGAAGTAAAAGGTCACAAACGCGCAAATTTATTGTATGATCCATCGCACTTTGTGTTACAGGCTTTGGACTACAAACAATACATTGACTTCTACCACGAGCGCATCAAGATGTTCCACGTAAAAGACGCTGAGTTCAACCCAACAGGCAAGCAAGGGGTGTACGGTGGCTACCAATCTTGGATTAACCGCGCAGGCCGTTTCCGTTCATTAGGTGACGGACAGGTAGATTTCAAAAGCATCTTCTCTAAATTAACCCAATACGGATACGACGGATGGGCAGTGTTAGAATGGGAATGCTGTATCAAAGATCCTGTTCAGGGAGCTACGGAGGGTGCGCCGTTCATCGCGAGCCACATCATCAAAGCAACTGAAAAGGTCTTCGATGATTTCGCAGGAACCGGAGCTGATGAAGAGTTCAACAAAAAGATCTTAGGTCTATAA
- a CDS encoding peptidylprolyl isomerase produces the protein MRYLILFAFLIFACKPNWRIDPAKVKEELQAQAAQNTERKIKIETRLGDFELELDDRTPLHSVNFIRLVKMGYFSDRYFYRNVYEIGIQGGGEYFDRLNYLVPAEYLDELRPVRGTIAMARYDEGNPLQSSSPTEFFIVTDSEQARRFYRKYVVFGKVTKGMAVVDSIKKERSYDEKPVIPVRFSMSVLDPK, from the coding sequence ATGCGTTACCTGATCTTATTCGCTTTCTTGATTTTTGCGTGCAAGCCTAATTGGCGGATTGATCCTGCCAAAGTCAAGGAGGAATTGCAGGCCCAGGCAGCACAAAACACAGAGCGCAAGATAAAGATAGAAACCCGTTTAGGGGACTTTGAACTTGAGTTAGATGACCGAACACCCTTGCATTCTGTGAACTTTATACGCCTCGTCAAAATGGGCTATTTCAGCGATCGCTATTTCTACCGTAATGTGTATGAAATCGGAATTCAGGGTGGAGGAGAGTATTTTGATCGCTTGAACTACCTGGTTCCGGCGGAGTATCTGGACGAGCTGCGACCTGTGCGTGGAACCATTGCGATGGCCCGATATGATGAGGGGAATCCACTTCAATCCTCGTCACCCACCGAGTTTTTCATTGTGACAGATTCAGAACAAGCCCGTCGTTTTTATCGGAAATACGTGGTTTTTGGCAAAGTCACCAAAGGTATGGCCGTGGTTGATTCCATCAAAAAGGAGCGTTCTTATGATGAAAAGCCGGTTATTCCGGTGAGGTTTTCGATGTCTGTTTTGGACCCCAAATAA
- a CDS encoding sodium:solute symporter yields MQALDWIVLLATIGGIVAYGSWKGKQTKHSLQGFLLADRELPWYHILLSVMATQASAITFLSVPGQAYHDGMRFVQFYLGLPIAMIILSVTFIPHYFSLKVYTAYEFLENRFDAKTRVLTSLLFLIPRALSTGVTIAAPSIILSTLLGWDLTWTNAVTAAIVTTYCMLGGSKAISYTQMLQMAVVLVGMVFVGVYIIAQLPDEIGVKESLQIAGKMGKVNLIDWKFDLNNRYNIWSGIIGGFFLQLSYFGTDQSQVGRYLSGVSAGEIKKGLLMNGFLKIPMQFFILLVGILVFTYYQFNAPPTFFNKNTEAVWASVPGHQVIDQEKGAIFEAKKSAILQKDYSRLNDLNKQAAATQEKAVALLKTAKPETETQDTNYIFLHYIINQLPIGIVGFLIAMILLSSMGSMASAFGSLTSTSMVDIYERFIAPDRGNQHYWWISKLITLGWGALCLVVATFAVNMGSLIEVVNILGSWFYGTILGIFLCAFYLPRTTGTQVFIAALIAEAFVIYAWKVEWMAFLWLNVLGCLMVMAIALLLSLIWGPKQTSKTSPE; encoded by the coding sequence ATGCAAGCACTCGATTGGATCGTTTTGTTAGCTACAATTGGTGGAATTGTGGCGTATGGCAGCTGGAAAGGAAAGCAAACAAAGCATTCCTTACAGGGTTTTCTGTTAGCAGATCGAGAACTTCCCTGGTACCATATTTTACTTTCCGTGATGGCCACGCAGGCTTCAGCGATTACCTTCTTATCCGTTCCAGGCCAAGCTTACCACGATGGAATGCGTTTTGTGCAGTTCTACTTAGGTCTACCTATTGCGATGATTATCCTTTCGGTGACCTTCATCCCACATTATTTTTCCTTAAAAGTATATACGGCTTACGAATTTTTAGAGAATCGATTTGATGCCAAAACCCGGGTGCTGACTTCCCTCCTCTTCCTAATCCCGCGTGCCTTATCCACTGGTGTGACCATCGCTGCTCCATCCATTATTCTTTCTACCCTATTAGGTTGGGATTTAACTTGGACAAATGCCGTAACCGCCGCCATCGTCACTACCTATTGTATGCTGGGTGGATCTAAAGCCATTTCCTACACTCAAATGTTGCAAATGGCCGTTGTTCTCGTCGGGATGGTTTTCGTCGGCGTCTATATCATTGCTCAGCTTCCAGACGAAATCGGCGTCAAAGAATCCCTACAGATTGCGGGCAAGATGGGTAAAGTGAATTTGATCGATTGGAAATTCGATTTGAATAACCGCTATAACATTTGGTCTGGGATCATTGGTGGCTTCTTTTTACAGTTGTCGTATTTCGGTACGGACCAAAGCCAAGTAGGCCGCTACTTATCCGGCGTTTCTGCTGGCGAGATCAAAAAAGGTTTATTAATGAACGGTTTCCTCAAGATTCCGATGCAGTTCTTCATCTTGTTAGTGGGTATTTTAGTATTCACCTATTACCAATTTAATGCCCCGCCTACGTTCTTTAATAAGAATACGGAGGCCGTTTGGGCATCAGTACCGGGGCATCAGGTCATTGATCAGGAGAAAGGGGCAATTTTCGAAGCAAAAAAATCCGCCATTTTACAGAAAGATTATTCTCGCCTAAATGACTTAAACAAGCAAGCCGCGGCCACTCAAGAAAAAGCGGTAGCCCTTTTAAAAACAGCAAAACCAGAGACGGAAACCCAAGACACGAACTACATCTTCTTACATTATATTATCAATCAATTACCTATCGGGATTGTAGGTTTCCTCATTGCGATGATTTTACTCTCATCGATGGGATCGATGGCCTCTGCTTTTGGGTCCTTGACTTCTACTTCGATGGTCGATATTTATGAACGATTTATCGCGCCTGATCGTGGAAACCAACATTATTGGTGGATATCGAAACTCATCACCTTAGGCTGGGGGGCACTTTGTTTAGTCGTCGCGACTTTTGCGGTAAATATGGGAAGCCTGATAGAAGTGGTTAATATTCTAGGATCTTGGTTTTATGGTACCATTTTAGGCATTTTCTTGTGTGCCTTTTACCTTCCAAGAACGACGGGGACGCAGGTTTTCATCGCCGCATTGATTGCTGAGGCTTTTGTAATTTATGCTTGGAAAGTAGAATGGATGGCCTTTCTTTGGCTAAACGTATTAGGCTGCTTAATGGTAATGGCAATCGCCCTTCTGTTAAGTCTTATTTGGGGTCCAAAACAGACATCGAAAACCTCACCGGAATAA
- a CDS encoding MFS transporter → MNQTVNANRLFLASCFALITTSMAFGIRAGVLTQLGVSFQLDNEQLGYVNQMAFLGFPIAMIIGGPLYNVLGPKKIIWVAFFTHVIGLIMTIFSGGFWTLLLSTFFVGFGNGTVEAACNPMISDMFEGKDKTKMLNRFHMWFPGGIVIATLLSQFMTDNNMGWQLQIAAILVPAVIYAYLFYGQAFPVAKVEGGASTGENFKAMLSPIYLFMLACMALTAISEFGPEQWIGPIMGQAGASPMIILAIVTGLMAVGRYFAGPIVHKLDAGGVLLVSAILTAVGVYLMSGATGNMVYVSAIIFALGVCYFWPTMIGYVAENIPLTGAFGLSIMGGMGMFATSIFQPIIGSWLDANTAEAAKTMTGDAVALAAGQATMAQMVLFPSILIVAFAGLYFFGKKASHA, encoded by the coding sequence ATGAATCAAACGGTTAATGCCAATCGATTATTTTTGGCGTCTTGTTTTGCACTCATCACCACTTCTATGGCCTTCGGGATCCGTGCAGGTGTTTTAACTCAGCTTGGTGTTAGTTTCCAATTGGATAACGAACAATTAGGTTATGTAAACCAAATGGCTTTCCTAGGTTTTCCTATCGCGATGATCATCGGTGGCCCTTTGTACAATGTGTTAGGACCTAAAAAAATCATTTGGGTGGCGTTCTTTACGCACGTGATTGGTCTTATTATGACGATTTTCTCAGGTGGTTTTTGGACTCTATTATTATCAACTTTCTTTGTAGGATTCGGTAATGGTACAGTAGAAGCTGCTTGTAACCCGATGATTTCGGATATGTTCGAAGGAAAGGACAAGACTAAAATGTTAAACCGTTTCCACATGTGGTTCCCAGGCGGTATCGTTATTGCGACTTTATTGTCTCAATTTATGACGGACAACAACATGGGCTGGCAATTGCAAATCGCAGCTATCTTAGTTCCAGCGGTTATTTATGCGTATTTATTCTACGGTCAAGCATTCCCAGTAGCGAAAGTAGAAGGTGGAGCTTCGACAGGTGAAAACTTCAAAGCGATGTTATCTCCTATTTACTTGTTTATGTTAGCTTGTATGGCTTTAACAGCGATCTCGGAATTCGGTCCGGAACAATGGATTGGGCCAATTATGGGTCAAGCGGGAGCAAGTCCAATGATCATTTTGGCTATCGTAACAGGTTTAATGGCCGTAGGTCGTTACTTCGCAGGTCCTATTGTTCACAAATTAGATGCTGGCGGCGTGTTATTAGTTTCAGCTATTTTAACCGCAGTAGGCGTTTACTTAATGAGTGGAGCTACAGGTAATATGGTCTACGTTTCAGCGATTATCTTCGCCTTAGGTGTATGCTATTTCTGGCCAACTATGATCGGTTATGTAGCAGAAAACATTCCATTAACAGGTGCTTTTGGCCTTTCGATTATGGGTGGTATGGGTATGTTTGCTACATCAATCTTCCAACCTATCATCGGTTCTTGGTTAGATGCAAATACAGCTGAGGCTGCTAAGACAATGACGGGTGATGCAGTCGCATTAGCTGCAGGTCAAGCAACAATGGCTCAAATGGTATTATTCCCTTCGATCTTAATCGTGGCATTTGCAGGTCTTTATTTCTTCGGAAAGAAAGCATCTCACGCTTAG